The nucleotide window CGTCCGCGCCATTGTGCATCACCGATCAAAACGCCCATTACTGCGTATTTTTTTTCAACCTGAACAGGTTCATATTTTATATTTCCAATATGCCTGCTGGTTGTCTTATCGAAAATCCCCAAAAAACATACGTCCGGTCTACCAATACGCATTCGAACATAGCTTTTTAATTGAGCAAGGCTTTCTGTATTTTTAGACGCTGAAATATATATTTTTGTAGTTGGCTCAGTTAGCCAACCAAGATACTCAAGTGTGACGTCATCTTCAGTTAGCGGGCGAAGAAAAAATCTTTTGGATTCAATCTTCTCTTTTGAAAAATCGAGATTTTTAATCATTTTTTTGTCGATGACTCTTTGCCTTGGCCATCGATTCCTGTATTGACATCATGAGTAACTCAGCGGTCTTAGCAACACTGGAAATTTGCAATTGATGTAGCTTACACA belongs to Rhodoferax saidenbachensis and includes:
- a CDS encoding GNAT family N-acetyltransferase, whose protein sequence is MIKNLDFSKEKIESKRFFLRPLTEDDVTLEYLGWLTEPTTKIYISASKNTESLAQLKSYVRMRIGRPDVCFLGIFDKTTSRHIGNIKYEPVQVEKKYAVMGVLIGDAQWRGRGVFSEVFEASAHWLYENKSITRFELGVDKTNISAIRSYEKAGFKPIDSQYINKSDSNLIMGYDINLSS